The Nycticebus coucang isolate mNycCou1 chromosome 5, mNycCou1.pri, whole genome shotgun sequence genome window below encodes:
- the ZNF644 gene encoding zinc finger protein 644 isoform X4, with amino-acid sequence MLIRQNLALDCKQKKSRSRSGSKKKMLTLPHGADEVYILRCRFCGLVFRGPLSVQEDWIKHLQRHIVNANLPRTGAGMVEVTSLLKKPASITETSFSLLMAEAAS; translated from the exons CCTTAGATTGTAAGCAAAAGAAATCAAGGTCAAGATctggaagcaagaagaaaatgctgACATTACCTCATGGTGCTGACGAGGTTTACATTCTCCGATGCAG GTTTTGTGGCCTAGTTTTTAGAGGACCATTGTCTGTTCAGGAGGACTGGATTAAGCACTTACAACGACACATTGTAAACGCTAATCTTCCACGGACTGGAGCTGGCATGGTGGAAGTCACATCACTACTTAAAAAGCCTGCCTCTATTACAGAAACTTCATTTTCTCTACTAATGGCAGAAGCAGCTTCATAG